The following coding sequences are from one Lolium rigidum isolate FL_2022 chromosome 6, APGP_CSIRO_Lrig_0.1, whole genome shotgun sequence window:
- the LOC124660818 gene encoding mitochondrial outer membrane protein porin 3, translated as MAPGLYTDIGKKTRDLLYRDYCTHQKFTLTTCTPEGVAITAAGTRLNESIFGELQTQLKTKNLTVDIKTNSESDLLTTVTVDGLGTPGLKSILSLVVPDQRSGKLDFLYLHELAGLNASVGLNPNPMVNLSGVFGSKELSVGVDVSFDTATSNFTKYNAALSLTNQDLIASLHLNNHGDTLTASYYHLVKLHSSTAAVGAELSHSFSRNESTMIFGSQHSLDPHTTAKARFNNYGMASALVQHEWRPKSLITISGEVDTKAIEKSTKVGLSLVLKP; from the exons atgGCTCCTGGACTCTACACGGACATCGGCAAGAAGACCAGAG ATCTGCTGTACCGGGACTACTGCACACACCAGAAGTTCACCCTCACCACATGCACCCCGGAGGGCGTT GCAATCACAGCTGCAGGAACAAGGTTAAACGAGTCCATCTTTGGTGAGCTTCAGACCCAGCTTAAGACCAAGAACCTAACAGTTGATATCAAAACAAACTCAGAGTCAGAT CTTTTGACGACAGTCACAGTTGATGGGTTAGGAACTCCTGGGCTGAAATCAATCCTCAGCTTGGTTGTTCCAGACCAGAGGTCAGGGAAG CTGGATTTCCTGTACTTGCATGAATTGGCCGGTCTCAATGCAAGTGTTGGGCTGAATCCCAACCCTATGGTTAATCTCTCTGGTGTCTTTGGAAGCAAAGAACTGTCAGTTGGTGTTGATGTTTCATTCGACACGGCAACTAGCAATTTCACCAAGTACAATGCTGCATTAAGCCTCACAAATCAGGATCTTATTGCTTCCCTCCACCT GAACAACCATGGTGACACCTTGACTGCATCTTACTACCACTTGGTAAAGCTACATTCGTCCACTGCTGCTGTTGGAGCTGAGCTGTCCCACAGCTTCTCAAGGAACGAGAGCACAATGATATTTGGATCGCAGCACTCGTTGGATCCCCACACCACCGCGAAGGCACGCTTCAACAACTATGGCATGGCCAGTGCCCTTGTCCAGCATGAATGGCGCCCCAAGTCACTCATCACAATCTCTGGTGAGGTTGACACAAAGGCAATTGAGAAGAGCACGAAAGTTGGTTTGTCATTGGTGCTCAAGCCTTGA
- the LOC124658864 gene encoding inactive protein RESTRICTED TEV MOVEMENT 2-like has translation MASKQRSSPAKAAAADCDPVYEWVIGDGSYLLRLTLPGFKKEDFRVHVDPTGRLTIIVGHRPVDGVAGSVRLHKVFQLPHTSDLDGITGRYDGSALMLTVPKLPSSAVPPPETPIEQVKEAAADVADKPTDKKCRVGREAERVIEAARARLQGRQKEEAATKEQTAASSKKSPATKVDGRKEEPKPEAPATPAEKVMKQEDDHDEKAKAAEHKAKLEREAERRIEAAREKLYAAEREADREREQNGCWNWKERATEEGLKWAETIGNNKEVIATAVAAFTLGFFVSHRIFSRS, from the exons ATGGCGAGCAAGCAAAGATCGTCGCCGGCCAAAGCCGCAGCAGCAGATTGTGATCCGGTGTACGAGTGGGTCATCGGCGACGGCAGCTATCTTCTCCGCCTCACCCTCCCAG GGTTCAAGAAAGAGGATTTCCGGGTGCATGTCGACCCCACCGGCCGGCTGACCATCATCGTCGGCCACCGCCCCGTTGATGGCGTAGCCGGGAGCGTGCGGCTGCACAAGGTGTTCCAGCTGCCACACACGTCCGACCTCGACGGGATCACCGGCCGGTACGACGGCAGCGCTCTCATGCTCACCGTGCCCAAGCTGCCATCCAGCGCGGTACCACCACCGGAGACGCCCATTGAGCAGGTCAAAGAGGCCGCGGCCGATGTCGCCGACAAGCCAACGGATAAAAAATGCAGGGTTGGACGGGAGGCGGAGCGGGTGATCGAGGCGGCGAGGGCGAGGTTGCAGGGGAGgcagaaggaggaggcggcgacgaagGAGCAAACTGCAGCGAGCAGCAAGAAGTCGCCTGCTACGAAAGTGGACGGAAGGAAAGAGGAGCCCAAACCggaggcgccggcgacgccgGCTGAGAAGGTGATGAAACAAGAAGATGATCACGACGAGAAGGCCAAGGCCGCTGAACACAAGGCGAAGCTCGAGCGTGAGGCGGAGCGGAGGATCGAGGCGGCCAGGGAAAAGCTGTATGCCGCGGAGAGAGAGGCGGACAGGGAGAGGGAGCAGAATGGCTGCTGGAATTGGAAGGAGCGGGCGACGGAGGAGGGCCTCAAGTGGGCGGAGACCATCGGCAATAACAAGGAGGTGATCGCCACCGCCGTGGCCGCCTTCACGTTAGGCTTCTTCGTCTCCCACAGGATCTTCTCCAGGAGCTGA
- the LOC124663589 gene encoding uncharacterized protein LOC124663589, producing MASWPQLSAKAAADGHRCDIDLDLKPRWDDGATTYLIRFDLSGFKKDEFKVLVDAGGRLTLRGQRPSGHVRVNKALQLPPTADFDKIAARFDGRMLCLTVPKLPVAEMALARMDEAKELTAWETEAEKERSEWDRGQVIAAAVAAFALGVVVTHKLLSAKHV from the exons ATGGCGAGCTGGCCGCAGTTATCAGCGAAAGCCGCGGCGGACGGGCACCGATGCGACATCGACTTGGACCTCAAACCCCGTTGGGACGACGGGGCCACGACCTATCTCATTCGCTTCGACCTCTCAG GATTCAAGAAGGACGAGTTCAAGGTGCTCGTGGACGCCGGCGGCAGGCTGACCCTCCGCGGCCAGCGCCCCTCCGGACACGTGCGGGTCAACAAGGCGCTCCAGCTGCCTCCTACGGCGGACTTCGACAAGATCGCCGCCCGGTTCGACGGCAGAATGCTCTGCCTCACCGTGCCTAAACTGCCGGTTGCCGAAATGGCGCTGGCGAGGATGGACGAAGCGAAAGAGCTGACCGCGTGGGAGACGGAGGCGGAGAAAGAGCGATCCGAATGGGACCGGGGGCAGGTGATCGCGgctgccgtcgccgccttcgcgcTTGGCGTCGTCGTCACTCACAAGTTACTGTCGGCAAAGCATGTCTAA